The proteins below are encoded in one region of Aeromonas jandaei:
- a CDS encoding short chain dehydrogenase: MKIVIVGASGTIGSAVSELLARDHQVIRVGHSQGDATVDMRDPASIKALFAGLGQFDALVVASGNVAFNALTEMTDEEWQVGLQSKLMGQINLTRAAIPHLSDKGSITLISGILSEEPINWGTSVTTINGAIEHFVKAAACELPRGLRINVVSPTVLAESMDKYADFFPGFVPVPAAKVAQAYKKSVLGIQTGQVFKVIG, translated from the coding sequence ATGAAGATTGTGATTGTGGGTGCGTCCGGCACCATAGGTTCTGCCGTCAGCGAATTGCTTGCCAGGGATCATCAGGTGATCCGGGTCGGCCACAGCCAGGGGGATGCCACGGTCGACATGCGCGATCCCGCCTCAATCAAGGCGCTGTTCGCCGGGCTGGGCCAGTTTGATGCGCTGGTAGTGGCCAGCGGCAACGTGGCCTTCAACGCCCTGACCGAGATGACCGATGAAGAGTGGCAGGTCGGGCTGCAAAGCAAGCTGATGGGCCAGATCAACCTGACCCGTGCCGCTATCCCCCACCTGAGCGACAAGGGCTCCATCACCCTGATCAGCGGTATTCTGAGCGAGGAACCCATCAACTGGGGCACCAGTGTCACCACTATCAATGGCGCGATCGAGCACTTCGTCAAAGCGGCCGCCTGCGAGCTGCCCCGCGGCCTGCGCATCAACGTAGTGAGCCCGACCGTGCTGGCGGAGTCGATGGACAAATACGCCGACTTCTTCCCGGGCTTCGTGCCGGTGCCCGCCGCCAAAGTGGCGCAGGCCTACAAGAAGTCGGTGCTGGGTATCCAGACCGGCCAGGTGTTCAAAGTCATTGGCTGA